GAGCTGGTGGAAGCCAAGCATTCGACTACCTCCACTTGGACGCCCACCTCTCTGCGCTCCCCTCCCTGCAGATGAAGCCTCTCACTCGGGCTGGTCATGGTCGCGGTCTCCCTTACTGTCTTGGAGCTCGCTGGATGAGTGGAAAGCTGAGGAAGAGGATTTAGGGGTGATGAAGGAGAGGGAGATGAAGAACTCCCTGGACCATATTTCGGTTTCCCCCTCTCCTGCTTCTTCTTGTCTTCCTTTTTCCTCTCCACACCCCTTGCCCTTGGCGATGGGATGTTGCTACCAGTGGTGATGGCATTTCCGTCTCCCAGTTGACTTGGTTTGCTCAGCAGGTTGCCCAGTATCTTTCTATCTCCTGGCAACCACCCTATGTTGTCAATCACATCTACCCCTTGCATGGCCCCCTGGGATAATGCCGGGTCTCCTACAGCTGTCACTTTGGTCTCCGGCAATTTTAAATGTTCTTCGTCAACAGCAGCATCTGTTTTCGCCGATGTCTTGGTGATAGAGTCAAAGGTGAGACCCCGAGTTAGACTGATATTAATGGATGTCCTGCTGGTGTTTGATGCAACTGCCGCAGGCGCTGATGTGGATCCTTTCATCATTGTCAACGCAACAGTGGTTCTGGTTTTGGGGCTGGAGGTGGCCAGAGGATCCAGCAGGCCTGAAATCACACCAGAATCTGCAAGCAGGAAACATGTTATAACAGACTGATGTAAAAATCACATTTATACGGAAGAGGATTCGGgccaatgtgaaaaatgtatttatgttcTGACTTTAAAGAGCTGTACATGTTTGCCACCAATTTACAAATggacataaatataaaataaatactaaTATTAAAGAATAGAAAAGAATTACATTTCCAAACAAAGGCTACTACAAAATCAAAACAACAGTTATTACAGTAACTCAGTAAATCAGTACTACATCAAGAGAAATAGTAGTAggatttgtttgatttttttacttCATGAGAAGTAACTGCGAAGGGAAGCAGAAAAACTGTTCCAAATAACTGGACTTCTGTACCTGACAGGAAACTGGCCAAGGTTAGTTCTGTAAAACTGACAATATATATCTAAAGATCTAGTGTGATAACAATGGATCTGAGACCTGGTTACAAAGAAATTGTGAAAGGAAACGGGAAGTGAATTGTTACGAAATTAAAATTCAAAAGCACCTATCTGAAGGTTATTGATGTCAAGAATAGGTTAAATAATTCCAGGGTTTGAAATAACAGGGCGGTATGAGCATAGCCATATTAATTGCAATTATTACAATTAGATGTAAAAAGATAAATCATAGAGGTATATAGATCTACAGAGTTTCTGCAGTTTTCACCAatcaaatgtaagactttttaacccttgtattgtcCTCGGagcaaatttgacccgttttcaaagtgtttatatcagaaatatgggtttcttaacaaccaaactgccccaaaataacttggatgcatgtaTGTacattgtatggaacccatacaacatatacatccatgcatccatgttcttCACAGGTAagattaatgattacttccattggattttggttgttttatttaatttcacggcttttgaaaaaaaacaaaatgtttagatggtttcaaaacagcatcctgaccaaactctgacataaaccagtctgtgattcactcaacaacCTCTCATCTTAACTATtgtattagtcaaaataattcataatatctGCTGAATTTAAGGCCTAAATTTAAGgcctttatcacaacatcaactaagcccctaaattcagttttttcaagccaagtatgGCTAAACTAGTACTTCCCcaaagctgaagaataaaatctgttttatgtctgtggtacaatctgaAATTAACacaaaagctgattggctgcaatataagttgcatgttggtctcatttgtagtcgtaatacagcggAATATATTCACACCACAGAATAAAACAAAGAGCATTGGAGGTAGCGTTGCATGGCCGTAGGAAAATTAAAACCTGTTAATTATTTAAGatctagaacacaatacttcagctaATTTAAGAGTTTTTAAGGActaaaatttagattttgaaattttaaaactttttaagaccccgcggaaaccctgatCTAGAAGAGTTTTTCTTGACAAGATGTGTCGTAGGCGTCCGATATACTCGCCGTACCTGACCTGTCGCGCGGCAGTGTGATGTCATGGGAGCGctgtaactatttatactcgcGTGTGGTGGTCACGACACCAGTTACCCTCtactcctgaacagaggtggtgaggaaaggctaccaactttgctatttctacggactagaagaagaagaaaaaggtaaacaatggcggaactggcagcagcattgacgtcaatgtttCTATTCGATTCAGTGACCTACTTggtgggatcaagcctttcattcgccataaaagaactcatcttaacccagtaagtttacaagagagacttgcagtcactctgagagtccctGCATCCGGTTTCCCTCAAACTcgttcatgcttcctgtttccgctttgtcgtgcgccgctgaaaaaaatagaccTCTGGTTGTACACTttaaatcctggcgcgccagcaagatctacgtcattttgacatcaCATTGGCGCACGACAGGTTGGGTGCGGCGACTGTAAAGAGGCCTTTACTCTCTGTAAGATAGGCATTTCAAAGTTTCTTATTCCTTAAGGACAATGTAATGAATGTAAATTACCTGGATCAGAACCAGGACTCCTCTGGACATCCCTGTTTGGTCCAGCCAGACTAGAACCAAGAGCTTTGCCAGGATCAGACCCAGGACTGCTACTTGCCGGACTTGGTGTAGGAGACGGTATCAAGGAGGGTGACAAATCTGCCAGAGCTGACTTTGAGCTAGACCGACCTGGTCCAGGCTTAGAAGAGTCGGAACCAGCTTTAACATCTGGACTGGGTTTCGCACTGAAGCTTGCGGCCTTGGGGTTGTTGTCTTTGGACCCAGACAGACAAGTTCCAGAGGACAAAAGGGAAACAGATCCAACAAGGTCCATCTTAGAGCCAGACGCCACCAGAGAAGGTTTAGAAGAAGAGGAACGGGTCAGACCAGGTTTAGACCTGGAAAAGACATTAGAATTAGAACTGGGATTTAACACAGAGCCCTGTTTAACTCTTGGACTGGTTTTGAGATTCGAACTGGCTTTAGAGTCTGAAGTCTGAGTTTTAGGATCAAGGTTGTCCTTTGACCCACTGCCAGATTTCGAACCCACAACTGTCTTAGAATCTGGATTGGTTTTGCTTGCTTTGATTTCCGTTGCAGTTTTAGAATCAAGGCTATCTCTGGACCCCATCCCAGACTTAAAATTGGGACTAGCTTTAGAATTGGAGCCCGTTTTGGAGTCTAAGCTGTCCCTTGATCCCCAACTTGTTTTAGAAGTAGAACCGCTTTTAGAATCAAGGCTATCTTTAGACCCCATTGCTGTTTTAGAGTTGGGACTGGCTTTGGAATCAGAGAGGGTTTTGGAATCCATACTATCCTTGGTTGTGGCTTTAGAATTTGAACTGGATTTGGAACTGGTTTTGGATCCAGAACTGATGCTTGAATCTTTACCATCAAGATTGTCCTTGGACCCTGATGCGTTACTGTTTCTGG
The sequence above is drawn from the Sander lucioperca isolate FBNREF2018 chromosome 17, SLUC_FBN_1.2, whole genome shotgun sequence genome and encodes:
- the LOC118493536 gene encoding mucin-5AC-like, giving the protein METSPNITKLTKDVVQSECPIPEEAELADALGNTDPNANWGAEPNFNLNLTRTSPSNPRQATETSKLHGANKKDHGNKGGGAKGAVTTETGKSASTLMTHVMSPRERDDPSRPKSKTSALSRSPTAEALVNSKDEQRLKSPNPNRTPSISQKSHAYSNMAASPKPQVTIGSSPRTTERVKTQVQRAVPASVSNPIPHVALTTGLTTKTTNKLTVSPKVQTHGKVISLETQSPKMQHIHVSPNGHDQKGDLNVTNQTPTITAKPQKPDPASTRHDLGTHSSEMPPVGPKSPNQRAEMAQLSAKTPQPSSLSAKPSTQRKASGTRNSNASGSKDNLDGKDSSISSGSKTSSKSSSNSKATTKDSMDSKTLSDSKASPNSKTAMGSKDSLDSKSGSTSKTSWGSRDSLDSKTGSNSKASPNFKSGMGSRDSLDSKTATEIKASKTNPDSKTVVGSKSGSGSKDNLDPKTQTSDSKASSNLKTSPRVKQGSVLNPSSNSNVFSRSKPGLTRSSSSKPSLVASGSKMDLVGSVSLLSSGTCLSGSKDNNPKAASFSAKPSPDVKAGSDSSKPGPGRSSSKSALADLSPSLIPSPTPSPASSSPGSDPGKALGSSLAGPNRDVQRSPGSDPDSGVISGLLDPLATSSPKTRTTVALTMMKGSTSAPAAVASNTSRTSINISLTRGLTFDSITKTSAKTDAAVDEEHLKLPETKVTAVGDPALSQGAMQGVDVIDNIGWLPGDRKILGNLLSKPSQLGDGNAITTGSNIPSPRARGVERKKEDKKKQERGKPKYGPGSSSSPSPSSPLNPLPQLSTHPASSKTVRETATMTSPSERLHLQGGERREVGVQVEVVECLASTSSSRHMGAPSSLIGSPSCKSGSLISPTVPSLCCIPAGHPPFQHVCKIDIELCSQLVLPSVGAERASSLPACLRTYSFQQSPAVMPELQFRQNQDISAESNWEDEEQEEVVREQNEEEDEVGGEEREETGKPQEVAWDQQGRTWEVYGASVDLESLGTAIQSHLESKIREQEKHIRTLRKSTCSDGSLTGYKRKKRRGGILGCCRKTPNVTD